The uncultured Desulfuromusa sp. genome has a segment encoding these proteins:
- a CDS encoding deoxyguanosinetriphosphate triphosphohydrolase, producing MDIRKTFEDFERQSLSPSACLSSNSKGRILPSKLCTIRTVFQHDRDRILHCKAFRRLKYKTQVFLSPVGDHYRTRLTHTLEVSQVARTISRALRLNEDLTEAISLGHDLGHTPFGHVGERVLNELVPGGFHHVKQSLRVVDILEKDGKGLNLTYEVRDGILKHSKGQGGLLTPDVQSRAQTLEGQVVRLADIIAYTSHDLDDAIRGHVIKAADIPKDISKLIGLRHSCRIDRMIKDLIRESIASGGTQVRLSAEMDEAIRALRSWLFEHVYRAESVQSEFNKASHLLHELFHFFCDDQDIFLHYGGRRFAGDTLEVSVADFIAGMTDRFALSLYRECFLPQPWKSI from the coding sequence ATGGATATAAGAAAAACTTTTGAAGATTTTGAGAGGCAGTCTCTTTCACCAAGCGCCTGTTTAAGTTCTAACAGCAAGGGAAGAATTCTCCCCTCGAAACTATGTACTATAAGAACTGTTTTTCAACACGATAGAGATCGTATTCTGCATTGTAAAGCTTTCAGGAGACTTAAGTATAAAACTCAAGTTTTTCTTTCTCCGGTGGGAGACCACTATAGAACGCGGCTGACACATACACTGGAAGTCTCTCAGGTGGCACGTACTATTTCCAGAGCGTTACGGTTAAACGAAGATCTGACCGAAGCTATTTCTCTGGGACATGATCTCGGACATACTCCTTTTGGCCATGTTGGAGAACGGGTGTTAAATGAACTTGTTCCAGGAGGCTTTCACCATGTAAAGCAAAGCTTACGCGTTGTTGATATCCTGGAGAAAGATGGCAAAGGGCTCAACCTGACGTATGAAGTCCGTGATGGAATTCTAAAGCATTCAAAAGGGCAGGGTGGTTTATTGACCCCCGATGTTCAGTCTCGAGCCCAGACTCTGGAGGGGCAAGTTGTCAGATTGGCAGATATCATTGCTTATACCAGTCATGATCTTGATGATGCCATTCGTGGTCATGTCATAAAAGCAGCAGATATTCCTAAAGATATTTCAAAACTCATTGGTTTGCGCCATTCCTGCAGAATAGATCGGATGATAAAAGATCTTATCCGCGAGTCCATCGCTAGTGGCGGCACGCAGGTTCGGCTTTCTGCAGAAATGGACGAAGCTATCAGAGCATTAAGGTCCTGGTTGTTTGAGCATGTTTATCGCGCAGAATCGGTCCAGTCAGAGTTTAATAAGGCTTCTCATCTGCTGCACGAATTATTTCACTTCTTTTGTGACGATCAGGACATATTCTTACATTATGGAGGACGACGATTTGCAGGCGATACCCTGGAGGTTTCTGTTGCAGACTTTATTGCCGGGATGACAGATCGTTTTGCCTTATCTCTTTATCGGGAATGTTTTCTGCCGCAACCATGGAAAAGTATTTGA
- a CDS encoding chemotaxis protein CheW: MSKNRKLVFRLGKIGFLLELTDVVEVVDQIAKNIDPGRSDINQGIISALQFRQAWIPAVDPALILDISSTIKLQNKVAVILRGFEGNWALLVDRADELYAAESFTPCEIPFLLKTSATGFYSQIKLLNQEPVIVFEPERYYGSTVVAI, translated from the coding sequence ATGAGTAAAAATAGAAAACTTGTTTTTCGTCTGGGGAAGATAGGTTTTTTACTCGAACTGACTGATGTTGTTGAAGTTGTTGATCAAATAGCAAAAAATATTGATCCTGGTCGCAGTGATATTAATCAGGGGATTATATCTGCACTGCAATTCCGGCAAGCCTGGATACCTGCTGTTGACCCGGCATTAATTCTGGACATTTCTTCAACCATTAAATTGCAGAATAAAGTTGCCGTTATTTTGCGTGGTTTTGAGGGGAATTGGGCGTTGCTGGTAGACCGGGCTGACGAGTTATATGCCGCAGAGAGTTTTACGCCCTGTGAAATTCCATTTCTTTTAAAGACCTCAGCAACGGGATTTTATTCACAGATTAAATTGTTGAATCAGGAGCCAGTCATTGTTTTTGAACCTGAACGCTATTATGGCTCTACTGTTGTTGCAATATGA
- a CDS encoding chemotaxis protein CheW gives MKRFGLFQLGTLNYALSLLQIQKILQGSESYKLPRLPGAVSAVLVDDNRLIPLLDLGWILKESFQQEVAQQGYQVLVDSEYGTIALPADMTGRIVAEQKGILSDGTMTKEKEFGAVGKFVYQNVEYNVLDINFLAIEMTQGFWQSRSDTGGARRHQ, from the coding sequence ATGAAACGCTTTGGTCTTTTTCAATTAGGAACTTTGAATTATGCACTTTCACTGTTGCAAATTCAAAAGATTCTGCAGGGCTCGGAGAGCTATAAATTACCACGTCTTCCGGGGGCGGTTTCAGCTGTTCTTGTTGATGATAACAGACTGATTCCTTTGTTGGATTTGGGGTGGATCCTGAAAGAGAGTTTTCAGCAGGAAGTTGCGCAGCAGGGTTACCAGGTTCTTGTTGATTCGGAATATGGCACAATCGCTTTGCCTGCTGACATGACAGGCCGCATTGTCGCTGAACAAAAAGGGATTCTGTCAGATGGAACGATGACCAAAGAAAAAGAATTTGGAGCTGTTGGAAAATTTGTTTATCAGAATGTAGAATATAATGTTTTGGATATTAATTTTTTAGCCATAGAAATGACCCAAGGTTTTTGGCAAAGCCGGTCTGATACTGGTGGTGCGAGGAGGCATCAATGA
- a CDS encoding MucR family transcriptional regulator, which translates to MATIMEMAADIIAAHASTTPMSKEELIAELNEVHSALTALDKGETIETGDEIENMPAVSRKKAFGKDKIYCMICGKGFKTLSRHLKTAHGMTASEYRKQFDIPRSQSLAAKNYSESRRQMAVDRDLAGNLAKARAAKTKK; encoded by the coding sequence ATGGCAACTATCATGGAAATGGCTGCAGATATTATTGCTGCACATGCATCAACAACCCCTATGTCAAAAGAAGAACTAATCGCCGAATTGAACGAAGTCCATTCAGCACTAACAGCTCTGGACAAAGGGGAAACGATAGAAACCGGCGATGAAATCGAAAACATGCCCGCAGTCAGTCGAAAAAAAGCTTTTGGTAAAGATAAAATTTACTGCATGATCTGTGGCAAGGGATTCAAAACCCTCTCACGACATCTCAAAACCGCCCACGGAATGACTGCATCAGAATATCGGAAACAATTTGATATCCCCCGCAGCCAATCACTTGCAGCAAAAAATTACTCTGAAAGCCGTCGCCAAATGGCCGTTGATCGTGACCTGGCGGGAAATCTGGCAAAGGCCCGGGCAGCAAAAACAAAGAAATAA
- a CDS encoding succinate dehydrogenase/fumarate reductase iron-sulfur subunit: protein MDLTLHVWRQKGPQDKGKLETYPAKGVSPDMSFLEMLDEVNDGLIKSGQEPIAFDHDCREGICGMCSQVINGRPHGKQEKTTVCQLHMRQYNDGDEIFIEPWRAKAFPVQKDLIVDRSSLDVIMQAGGYVSCHTGGVDDANALLIPKPTADYAMDAAECIGCGACIAACPNSSAMLFTSAKVAQLAALPQGKPEARKRVLAMTQAILDEGFGNCTNHYECEAACPKGISVKFIAKLNREYLKTMMPTSKS from the coding sequence ATGGATCTTACACTGCATGTATGGCGCCAAAAGGGGCCACAGGATAAAGGCAAACTGGAGACTTACCCAGCAAAAGGTGTCAGCCCGGATATGTCCTTTCTGGAGATGCTGGATGAAGTGAATGATGGACTGATCAAGTCAGGTCAAGAGCCGATTGCATTTGATCACGATTGTCGTGAAGGTATCTGTGGCATGTGTTCACAGGTTATTAATGGCCGTCCACATGGTAAACAGGAAAAAACGACTGTTTGTCAGTTGCATATGCGTCAATATAATGATGGTGATGAAATTTTTATTGAGCCGTGGAGAGCCAAGGCTTTCCCTGTTCAGAAAGACTTGATCGTCGATCGCTCATCACTTGATGTGATTATGCAGGCAGGTGGTTACGTGTCCTGTCACACCGGTGGGGTTGATGATGCCAACGCACTGTTGATTCCGAAGCCAACGGCAGATTATGCCATGGATGCTGCAGAATGTATTGGCTGCGGTGCCTGTATTGCTGCTTGTCCCAACAGTTCAGCGATGCTGTTTACCAGTGCTAAAGTAGCTCAGCTGGCAGCTTTGCCTCAAGGTAAGCCGGAAGCAAGGAAACGTGTTCTTGCTATGACTCAGGCTATTCTTGATGAGGGTTTTGGTAACTGCACTAACCACTATGAGTGTGAAGCTGCATGCCCTAAAGGTATCAGTGTCAAGTTTATTGCCAAGCTTAACCGTGAATATCTGAAAACAATGATGCCAACTTCAAAAAGCTGA
- a CDS encoding fumarate reductase/succinate dehydrogenase flavoprotein subunit — translation MILDGKAPTGPVETSWDRYRFDQKLVNPSNKRKYKILVVGSGLAGGAGAASLGELGYNVDCFCYQDSPRRAHSIGAQGGINAAKNYPSDGDSIYRLFYDTVKGGDFRSREADVWRLAQVSNNIIDQCVAQGVPFARDYAGYLDNRSFGGAQVSRTFYARGQTGQQLLLGAYSALSRQIKNKTVTMHPRTEMLDLVVVDGVAKGITVRNLITGEIESHWGDAVVLATGGYVNVFYLSTNAMGSSVTAIWKAAKKGAYMANPCYTQIHPTCIPVHGEHQSKLTLMSESLRNDGRIWVPKNAADCEKHPSEVPEDARDYYLERKYPSFGNLAPRDISSRSAKEACDDNRGVGEGKRGVFLDFEDAINRVGKKTIEERYGNLFDMYEKITDENGYERPMRIYPAPHYNMGGLWVDYECQSNIPGLFVLGEANFSVHGANRLGASALMQGLADGYFVIPYTIAPYLASVKPGVVKDDHPEFKKSVEDVENQTKKLLSINGKKTVNELHKELGNVMWENVGMARNDASLKNALKRIPEIRDEFWNNVKVTGESKDLNQQLENAGRLADFLEFAEIMTEDALNREESCGGHFRTEHQTDEGEAMRDDENFSYVAAWEFKGVGVKPELHKEPLKFERVKLAVRSYK, via the coding sequence GTGATATTAGACGGAAAAGCACCTACAGGCCCAGTTGAAACATCTTGGGATAGATACCGCTTTGACCAAAAGCTGGTTAATCCATCAAATAAACGTAAATACAAAATTCTTGTCGTTGGTTCCGGACTCGCTGGTGGTGCGGGAGCTGCTAGCCTCGGTGAGCTTGGTTACAACGTTGATTGCTTCTGCTATCAGGACAGTCCGCGTCGTGCTCATAGTATCGGTGCACAGGGTGGAATCAATGCGGCTAAAAACTATCCCAGTGATGGTGATAGTATCTACCGCCTCTTTTATGACACGGTTAAGGGTGGCGATTTCCGCTCCCGTGAAGCTGATGTCTGGCGTTTAGCTCAAGTTTCTAATAACATTATTGATCAGTGTGTCGCACAAGGTGTCCCTTTTGCCCGTGACTATGCTGGCTACCTGGATAACCGTTCATTCGGTGGTGCTCAGGTTTCCCGGACTTTCTACGCTCGTGGTCAAACCGGTCAGCAGTTGCTGCTTGGCGCTTATTCAGCCCTTTCACGGCAAATTAAAAACAAAACCGTTACCATGCATCCACGGACTGAAATGCTTGATCTGGTTGTCGTTGACGGTGTTGCTAAAGGGATTACTGTTCGCAACCTGATAACCGGTGAGATTGAGTCTCATTGGGGGGATGCTGTTGTTCTGGCAACTGGTGGTTATGTTAACGTTTTCTATCTTTCGACAAATGCTATGGGTAGTAGCGTTACCGCTATCTGGAAAGCTGCCAAGAAGGGCGCTTATATGGCGAACCCTTGCTACACACAGATTCACCCAACCTGTATTCCGGTTCATGGTGAGCATCAATCCAAGCTGACTCTGATGTCTGAGTCTCTCCGGAATGATGGTCGTATCTGGGTGCCTAAAAACGCTGCAGATTGTGAAAAGCATCCAAGTGAAGTTCCTGAAGATGCTCGCGATTACTATTTGGAGCGTAAGTATCCTTCCTTTGGTAACTTGGCCCCTCGTGATATTTCATCCCGTTCTGCCAAAGAAGCCTGTGATGATAATCGTGGTGTCGGCGAAGGCAAGCGTGGTGTTTTTCTTGACTTTGAAGATGCTATTAACCGGGTTGGTAAGAAAACCATCGAAGAGCGTTACGGCAACCTTTTCGATATGTATGAAAAAATCACCGATGAGAACGGTTATGAGCGTCCCATGCGCATTTATCCTGCTCCTCACTACAATATGGGTGGCCTCTGGGTTGATTATGAGTGTCAGAGCAATATCCCGGGTCTGTTCGTTCTTGGAGAGGCAAACTTCTCTGTTCATGGCGCCAATCGACTCGGTGCTTCAGCACTGATGCAAGGTCTTGCTGATGGTTATTTCGTTATTCCTTATACCATTGCACCATATCTGGCTTCTGTTAAACCTGGTGTTGTTAAGGACGATCATCCTGAATTCAAAAAATCGGTTGAGGATGTTGAAAATCAGACCAAAAAGCTTCTCTCTATCAACGGTAAGAAGACGGTTAACGAGCTGCATAAAGAACTTGGTAATGTCATGTGGGAAAATGTTGGTATGGCGAGAAATGATGCCAGCCTGAAAAATGCCCTGAAGCGTATTCCTGAGATTCGTGACGAATTCTGGAATAACGTAAAAGTGACCGGCGAAAGCAAGGATCTTAACCAGCAACTAGAAAACGCTGGACGCTTGGCTGATTTCCTTGAGTTTGCTGAAATTATGACTGAGGATGCCTTGAACCGTGAGGAATCTTGTGGTGGTCACTTCCGTACTGAGCATCAGACTGACGAGGGTGAAGCTATGCGTGACGATGAAAATTTCAGTTACGTTGCCGCTTGGGAATTCAAAGGTGTCGGGGTTAAACCTGAACTGCACAAAGAGCCTTTGAAATTTGAAAGAGTTAAACTTGCTGTGAGGAGTTATAAATAA
- a CDS encoding response regulator, translating into MMKKLLLADDSITIQKVVGIIFSTEDYQLEMTDNGDSAFSKALEEIPDLVLADISMPGKDGFELCRAIKSEPSLANTSVLLMPGAFDHFDEIKAGEVCADGWLTKPFESQALLDKVSQLLEAEPVRMAGVSAPVAEEIEAHHDSESVELGENPSVNESILGLDNVEELPGTVEEEESPDDIWDAVSFAEEDLQSPGETTSDDSGDEVSFAADVIDPSAADDVNSEAATDEEVLPASVLEEDEEHEELFVAEGFDAADVDTAENIQPEVFVAADTTDEDDADFNPETESLSGDFSEEAPESAADVDFSVYSESDVDFESPVEEINEADSPLVTDEEDDQPDNRPDTETVDEIEELDSFSSEETEDTPINLTDAELIEPGFDAVAGGEENVDFATEPNSEDPYLGEEFEPLELADDLSDEDTEVAGEAETNSFAVEADDEDTIIELQEEDQELDSATLNADDTPLVAEIGSDDSGEDEILDLLEDEIVEDEGLASEEFAAESVEPFIAEVPEPEPEPEPEPEPEPEPEPEPEPEPEPEPEPEPEPEPEPEPEPEPEPEPEPEPEPEPEPEPEPEPEPEPEPEPEPEPEPIDEVFVLSDEGDETVDEIAPVEEVVEEENFYFDAATAQDQNDVAVPAGVVGVAAEAAISGTEQVEQQLRELSDDELKDVVERVAGPMIEKMASEMLEKIAWEVVPDLAEAMIKEEIRKIKDGE; encoded by the coding sequence ATGATGAAAAAATTACTGTTGGCCGATGATAGTATAACTATTCAGAAAGTCGTCGGTATTATCTTCTCCACAGAAGACTATCAGCTCGAAATGACTGATAATGGTGACAGTGCTTTCAGTAAAGCTCTGGAAGAAATTCCAGATCTGGTTCTTGCAGATATATCCATGCCCGGAAAAGATGGATTTGAACTGTGCCGGGCGATTAAAAGTGAACCGAGCCTGGCAAATACATCTGTTCTCCTTATGCCTGGAGCCTTTGATCATTTCGATGAGATCAAAGCGGGAGAGGTTTGTGCTGATGGTTGGTTGACAAAACCATTTGAGTCACAGGCCCTTCTCGATAAAGTTTCTCAACTTCTTGAAGCTGAGCCTGTAAGAATGGCTGGCGTTAGTGCTCCGGTTGCGGAAGAAATAGAAGCGCATCACGATAGTGAAAGCGTAGAGCTCGGTGAGAATCCATCAGTTAATGAGTCGATTCTGGGGCTTGATAATGTTGAAGAATTGCCAGGCACTGTCGAGGAAGAAGAGTCTCCCGATGATATCTGGGATGCCGTTTCTTTCGCTGAAGAGGATCTGCAAAGTCCGGGTGAAACCACCAGCGATGACTCTGGTGATGAGGTTTCATTTGCTGCTGATGTGATTGATCCCTCGGCTGCAGATGATGTCAACAGTGAAGCCGCAACAGATGAAGAAGTTTTGCCTGCATCAGTCCTCGAAGAAGACGAGGAACACGAAGAGCTGTTTGTGGCAGAGGGTTTTGACGCAGCGGATGTTGACACTGCTGAAAACATTCAGCCTGAAGTTTTTGTTGCTGCTGATACTACGGATGAAGATGATGCGGACTTCAATCCAGAGACTGAATCCCTTTCCGGGGATTTTTCAGAAGAAGCACCTGAAAGCGCTGCAGATGTTGACTTCTCTGTCTATAGTGAATCTGATGTTGATTTTGAGTCACCAGTAGAAGAAATCAATGAGGCGGACTCTCCTTTGGTCACTGATGAGGAAGACGATCAACCTGATAATCGGCCTGATACGGAAACTGTGGATGAGATTGAAGAATTAGACTCTTTTTCCTCTGAAGAAACAGAGGACACTCCTATTAACCTGACTGATGCAGAACTTATCGAGCCGGGTTTTGATGCTGTCGCCGGCGGCGAAGAAAATGTTGATTTTGCTACCGAGCCGAATAGCGAAGATCCTTATCTTGGGGAAGAGTTTGAGCCTCTTGAATTAGCCGATGACTTATCAGATGAGGATACTGAAGTTGCCGGTGAAGCTGAAACGAATTCTTTTGCTGTTGAAGCAGATGATGAAGACACCATTATCGAATTGCAGGAAGAGGACCAGGAACTCGATTCTGCAACACTGAATGCTGATGATACTCCATTGGTTGCAGAAATCGGTAGTGACGATTCCGGCGAAGATGAAATTCTGGATCTTCTGGAAGATGAAATTGTAGAAGATGAGGGCCTGGCATCCGAAGAATTTGCTGCTGAGAGTGTTGAACCTTTCATTGCTGAGGTTCCGGAACCGGAACCGGAACCGGAACCAGAACCAGAACCAGAACCAGAACCAGAACCAGAACCAGAACCAGAACCAGAACCAGAACCAGAACCAGAACCAGAACCAGAACCAGAACCAGAACCAGAACCAGAACCAGAACCAGAACCAGAACCAGAACCAGAACCAGAACCAGAACCAGAACCAGAACCAGAACCAGAACCAGAACCAGAACCAGAACCAGAACCAGAACCAGAACCCATTGATGAGGTCTTTGTCCTGTCAGATGAGGGCGATGAAACTGTTGATGAGATAGCACCGGTTGAGGAGGTCGTCGAAGAGGAAAATTTCTATTTTGATGCTGCAACTGCGCAAGATCAAAACGACGTTGCCGTTCCTGCCGGTGTTGTTGGTGTGGCTGCAGAAGCCGCAATCTCCGGCACAGAGCAGGTTGAACAGCAGTTACGAGAGCTTTCCGACGATGAGCTGAAGGATGTTGTCGAAAGGGTTGCCGGACCGATGATTGAAAAAATGGCGAGTGAAATGCTTGAGAAGATTGCCTGGGAGGTTGTTCCTGATTTGGCTGAAGCTATGATTAAGGAAGAAATCCGTAAGATCAAAGATGGTGAATAA
- a CDS encoding succinate dehydrogenase cytochrome b subunit produces the protein MNLFKSTVGRKILMAVTGLMLVGFITVHLLGNLSVFAGADAINAYAKHLHDLGPLVWVFRLVMLVLFAVHITFGVQLYLENRAATPDSYAVQKTLVTTFSAKTMVFTGLIILAFLLYHLLHFTVQITNPEISAQNLPLVDGHLDVFTMVTLSFQKTFISLVYIVAMIALTLHIFHGISSWVQTLGWSTGTSQDKVTYIGKIVAIAYGLAYIAIPLLLLARIVK, from the coding sequence ATGAATCTGTTTAAAAGTACTGTGGGAAGAAAGATTCTGATGGCGGTGACCGGGCTGATGCTGGTCGGTTTTATTACTGTCCATCTCCTTGGCAACTTGTCGGTTTTTGCTGGTGCCGATGCGATTAATGCCTATGCTAAACACCTGCATGATCTCGGACCATTGGTTTGGGTTTTCCGGCTGGTTATGCTGGTGTTGTTTGCTGTTCACATCACCTTTGGTGTTCAGCTTTATCTGGAAAATCGTGCTGCCACACCGGACAGTTATGCTGTTCAAAAAACTCTGGTGACGACTTTTTCTGCGAAAACAATGGTTTTTACCGGTCTGATTATTCTGGCTTTTTTGCTTTATCATCTCCTTCACTTCACCGTGCAAATTACCAATCCAGAAATCTCAGCCCAGAACCTGCCTCTGGTTGATGGTCATCTTGATGTTTTTACGATGGTGACTTTGAGCTTTCAAAAGACCTTTATTTCTCTGGTTTATATCGTTGCAATGATTGCCCTGACTCTGCACATTTTCCATGGGATTTCCAGTTGGGTGCAGACCCTGGGTTGGAGTACCGGAACCAGTCAGGATAAGGTAACTTATATTGGTAAAATTGTGGCTATCGCTTACGGACTGGCTTACATCGCCATTCCATTACTACTTCTCGCTCGCATTGTGAAATAG
- a CDS encoding valine--tRNA ligase: MKIELSKGYEPEKVEKKWFDVWEKRGDFHADEKSLKPHYSIVIPPPNVTGVLHMGHALNNTLQDILCRWKRMSGYEVLWMPGTDHAGIATQNVVEKQLAVENKDRHELGREAFVEKVWTWREESGGQIINQLKRLGASCDWERERFTMDEGLSKAVREVFVSLYDDGLIYRDNRLINWCPRCHTALSDLEVEHEDKQGSLWHLRYPVLGEDQFLVVATTRPETMLGDTAVAVHPDDERYQHLIGKSILLPLANREIPIIADEYVDMEFGSGAVKITPAHDFNDFEIGKRHNLEFINVLDESGMMNDNGGDYVGMASREAREKVIADLESQGFVEKIDAYTNAVGECYRCRTTIEPYMSKQWYVAVKSLAAEAIKAVESGETKIVPQQWEKTYYEWMYNIQDWCVSRQIWWGHRIPAWFCDECGEITVSREDVSVCKHCGSVAIHQETDVLDTWFSSALWPFSTMGWPAQTETLKKFYPTSCLVTGFDILFFWVARMMMMGTKFMHQVPFKEVYIHALVRDAQGQKMSKSKGNVIDPLTIVDEYGADAFRYTLCAFAAMGRDIKLSTERIGGYRNFVNKLWNASRFALMNLEDFVPTETNLTDLSLSQADQWILQRYASAAEEVNKALEDYKFNDAAGILYSFTWHEFCDWYIELSKENLYGDNIEIRKCTQTVLYTVLEGLLRMLHPILPFVTEEIWHALPGERKVDSIMQATYPTTALIATDEMVVANMERIMEVIRAIRNVRGELDVPPGKKIKVVVNCKTDSVEQAILAGQNYICSLARVEELVVGVAVERPKQASTQVAGEVEVLIPLADLINVTEEEARLNKEIEKIQKDVSFFEKKLSNEKFVANAPAQVLEKDRAKLAAAEKKREILQQSLEKILDLR; this comes from the coding sequence ATGAAGATAGAACTCAGTAAAGGTTACGAGCCCGAAAAAGTTGAAAAAAAATGGTTTGATGTCTGGGAAAAACGAGGAGATTTTCATGCTGATGAAAAGTCCCTGAAACCCCATTATTCAATTGTCATTCCTCCTCCTAATGTTACTGGTGTTCTGCACATGGGGCACGCTTTAAATAATACATTACAAGATATTCTCTGCCGTTGGAAACGGATGTCCGGTTATGAGGTTCTCTGGATGCCGGGGACAGACCACGCAGGGATTGCAACCCAGAATGTCGTTGAAAAGCAGCTTGCTGTTGAAAATAAAGATCGACATGAATTGGGTCGTGAGGCCTTTGTTGAGAAAGTCTGGACGTGGCGAGAGGAGTCAGGCGGACAGATTATTAATCAGCTAAAACGCCTTGGGGCTTCCTGCGACTGGGAGCGTGAACGTTTCACTATGGATGAGGGGTTGTCTAAAGCGGTTCGTGAAGTCTTTGTGTCTCTCTACGATGATGGCTTGATTTACAGGGATAATCGCCTGATTAACTGGTGCCCGCGCTGTCACACCGCCCTCTCGGATCTAGAGGTTGAGCATGAGGATAAACAAGGCAGTTTGTGGCATTTACGCTATCCTGTTCTGGGGGAAGATCAATTTTTGGTTGTCGCAACAACCCGTCCGGAAACGATGTTGGGAGATACAGCCGTTGCTGTGCATCCGGATGATGAGCGCTACCAACATCTGATTGGTAAAAGTATTCTGTTGCCGTTGGCGAATCGTGAAATCCCGATTATCGCCGATGAATATGTTGATATGGAATTTGGCAGTGGGGCCGTTAAGATCACCCCAGCTCACGATTTTAACGATTTTGAGATCGGCAAAAGACATAATCTTGAATTCATCAATGTGCTTGATGAATCCGGGATGATGAATGATAACGGGGGTGATTATGTCGGGATGGCAAGTCGAGAAGCACGAGAGAAGGTTATCGCAGATCTGGAATCACAAGGTTTTGTGGAAAAAATTGACGCTTATACAAATGCTGTTGGTGAATGCTATCGGTGCCGGACCACTATCGAACCTTATATGAGTAAGCAGTGGTATGTTGCTGTGAAATCTCTGGCGGCTGAAGCCATTAAAGCGGTTGAATCCGGGGAAACAAAGATTGTCCCGCAACAGTGGGAAAAAACCTATTATGAATGGATGTATAACATTCAGGATTGGTGTGTCAGCCGCCAGATCTGGTGGGGCCACCGTATCCCGGCTTGGTTTTGTGATGAATGTGGGGAAATCACGGTTTCGCGGGAAGATGTCTCTGTTTGTAAGCACTGCGGCAGCGTAGCGATTCACCAGGAAACTGATGTCCTGGATACATGGTTTTCCTCCGCTTTATGGCCTTTCTCGACCATGGGTTGGCCAGCGCAGACCGAAACTTTAAAGAAATTTTATCCGACAAGTTGTTTAGTCACAGGTTTTGATATTCTGTTCTTCTGGGTCGCACGGATGATGATGATGGGAACCAAATTTATGCATCAGGTTCCCTTTAAAGAGGTCTATATTCATGCTCTGGTCCGTGATGCGCAAGGACAAAAGATGAGCAAGAGCAAGGGCAATGTGATTGATCCGTTGACCATTGTTGATGAATATGGGGCCGATGCATTCCGCTATACTCTCTGCGCTTTTGCTGCCATGGGCCGGGATATCAAGTTATCAACGGAGCGTATCGGAGGTTACCGGAATTTTGTTAATAAGCTCTGGAATGCCAGTCGGTTTGCATTGATGAATCTGGAAGATTTTGTGCCGACTGAAACCAACCTGACAGATTTATCCTTATCTCAGGCAGATCAGTGGATTTTACAACGTTATGCTTCAGCAGCAGAAGAGGTGAACAAGGCGTTGGAAGATTATAAATTTAATGATGCCGCCGGTATTCTCTATTCTTTTACATGGCATGAGTTCTGCGATTGGTACATAGAGCTGAGTAAAGAAAATTTATACGGTGATAATATTGAAATTCGCAAATGCACCCAGACGGTTTTATATACGGTTCTGGAAGGTTTGTTGCGGATGTTGCATCCCATTCTACCGTTCGTGACTGAAGAAATCTGGCATGCTCTCCCGGGAGAACGCAAGGTAGATTCGATTATGCAGGCGACTTATCCTACCACAGCGCTGATTGCCACAGATGAAATGGTTGTCGCTAATATGGAGCGGATCATGGAGGTTATCCGCGCTATTCGTAACGTGCGTGGTGAACTTGATGTCCCGCCCGGGAAAAAAATTAAAGTTGTTGTCAACTGTAAAACAGATTCTGTTGAGCAGGCTATTCTGGCTGGTCAAAACTATATTTGCTCCCTGGCTCGGGTTGAAGAGCTGGTAGTAGGTGTTGCTGTGGAACGTCCTAAACAGGCTTCTACACAGGTCGCTGGTGAGGTCGAGGTTTTAATCCCGCTGGCAGATTTAATAAACGTTACAGAAGAAGAAGCGCGTTTGAATAAAGAGATTGAAAAAATTCAAAAGGATGTTAGTTTCTTTGAAAAAAAACTCTCGAATGAGAAATTTGTCGCAAATGCTCCAGCTCAGGTCTTGGAAAAAGATCGTGCTAAATTGGCTGCCGCTGAGAAGAAGAGAGAGATATTACAACAGAGTTTGGAAAAAATACTGGATCTGAGATAG